GTTGATGATGCGGTTTCCCGTCCTGTTGAGCCGTGACATCGCGCCCGACTCCATGTCGGCGAACCGATCGCCGATGACGTGTTCGGCCTGTCCCGAAAACAGCGGTTCGAGCATCGCGTCGGCGTCCTCGACGCGGTACGTGGCGTCACCGTCGAGCATCAGGATGTAGGGGGCCTCGATGTGCCGCAGCGCCTCGCGGACCGCCTGTCCCTTTCCGCTCCCCGACTGGACCATCACCCGGGCACCGTGGTCCCGGGCGATCTGCTTCGTGCCGTCGGTCGAGTCGCCGTCGACCACGAGGACGTTCTCGAAGCCGTGCTCGGAGAACGATTCGATGACGGTGCCGATGGTCGCGGCCTCGTTGAGCGTCGGCACCAGCACACAGACCTCCGAGCGGTCGGGCATCGTCGCCCTATCGTCACGGGGAGCGCAAAAAGGTACGGTTCCCGACCCGTGCAACCGACCCAGAACGGCGGCCCGCCGTCACTCCTCGTCCCGGTGCTCGCTCATGTGTTCCCACATCTCGGTACACCCACACCCGTCGGCCACGTCCTCCAGATGCTCGTCCGCCTCCCGTTGTCCCGTATCGTCTGGCATAGTTACTCAGTCTGTGAGTAACTGGTTTGTCGACCAACGATAAATACCTTTCGGCGAATTTACAAGGCCGGCCGGTGACTGGCCGTGATATGACCGACGACGCGGCGAGTCTGCTGGATCGGCTCGGACTGACCGAGTACGAGTCGACGGCGTTGCGGGAGTTGCTGACACTGGGACGGACGACTGCTCCGAATCTGGCGCAGGCGACGGGCATCCCCAAGGCTCGCATCTACGGCGTGCTGGACTCGCTATCCGACCGGGGCTTCATCAAGATCATCCCCGGCCGACCCAAGGAGTACCAGCCCAAATCGCCCGCGGAGATTCTGGACCGGGCGGAGGAGAACCGCCGCCAGGAGTTCGAGGGCTTCGTGCAGGAACTCGACGACGTGCGCGAGGAGTTCCTCGCGGAGTTCCGGCCCCGCTTCGAGCGCGCCAGCGAGGACATCACGCCCACCGAGGAACTGTTCCACGTCGTCGACGTGGGCGAACCGAGTGAGCGCGAGACGCGCCAGCTCTACCACCAGGCCGACGAGCAGGTCCGGATCATCACCAAGAGTTTCGAGTACTTCGATTCGGTCCGGCCGGCCTTCGAGGAGGCCATCGACCGCGGCATCGACGTGGACGCCATCTTTCTTCACCCCGATTTACTGGAAGCTGAGAACCGCCCGATCCAGGCCGACATCGTCGAGCGAATTCGGACGGAGTATCCCGCCGTGGACCTCCGCTTCAGCGAGGAACCGCTCCCCTGGCGCGGCACCGTCGCCGACCCGAGCATGGACTACGAGACCGGGCGCGCGATCATCCTCGTCGAGGAGAAAGACGTGCCCCTCCACATGCGGCAGGCCGCCCTGACCGACAACGGCTCGTTCGTCGCCGGCCTCCAGCGGTACTTCGATCTCGTCTGGGAACACGAGAGCCAGCCGCCGTCGGCGCTGGACGAGTGATCCCAGGCGACTACTCCTGGTAGCCGAGGTTCCGGAGTCGCTCTTTGATTTCGTCGTCCATCTCGACCGACTCGACTTCCGTGTCGGTCGCTTCGATATCCTCCTCGAGGTCGTCGACGACCCTGCGCATCTCGTCGAGAACGTCGGGTTCGGGGTCGTCGTCGAGCAGGTTCGACTGCTCGTCCGGATCGGCCTGCAGATCGTACAGTTCCTCATTGTCGTGGACGTAGTCGCGAATGTACTTCCAGTCGGTCGTGCGGTAGGCGAACCGTTCGGTCCCCGTCGGTACATCGTACCAGCTCCCGAGGACGCCCTCCCGCTCCCAGTCTTCCGATCGCCCGTCGAGGAGGGGGTCCAGCGGATAGCCGTAGAAGTTCTCCGGGAGCGTCTCGACGCCGGCCAGCGTCGCCGCCGTCGGCGCGACGTCCATGAGGCCGACCATCTCGTCGTGGGTGCCCGACGAGTCCCCGTCGTAGACGATCAGCGGGACGTGCATCACCTCGTCGTAGAAGCGGTTCTGGTGAAAGAACTCGCCGTGATCGCGGAACTCCTCGCCGTGGTCGGCGGTGACGATTGCCGTCCAGTCGTCCCACTCGTCCTCCAGGGTCGAGAGGAGGCGGCCGATCTGTGCGTCCGTGTAGCGGATCTCGCCGTCGTACAGGTCGATCAGCGTCTGGAGTTCCTCTTCGGTGATGTCCTCGTCGTTCTCCATCATCTTCGGCCGGAGGCGGACACCTTCCCGCCGGCTGATATCGGAGAACATCTGGTGTTCCTCGGGCGGCGAGTAGGGGTGGTGGGGATCCATGTAGTGGACCCACAGGAAGGTCGGCCGGTCGCCCTGTGCGTCGACCCACTCCAGCGCGCGGTCGGTGATGTCCTCGGCTGAGACGTAGTACGATCCCACGTCGACACCCGCGGCACGCTCGGTTCCCTGATAGAGTTTTTCGAGGATGCGGTAAACCAGACCGTCCGAGTCGAGGTTGTCCTTGACGGCCTGTCGAAGTCGTGTCATCGGCGAGGGGTCGGCCCGGGAGTCGTACAGCGTGTCGAAGCCGCGATCGTAGCCGAATTCGGCGCTCAGGTAGAGATTGGAGTGGAATCCACCGGTCGCGTACCCCTGTCGAGAGAGGACTTCCGAAACGAGCGTCCGCTCCTCGGAGAGCCGCTCGAAACCCCCGTACATGAGTGGGTGCGAGGAGGTCATGATCGCGGGGAAGGACGGCCGGGTGGCACAGGCGTGGGTGAACGCGGCGCTGAACCGATGCCCGTCCTCGGCGATCGCGTCCAGTTCCGGCGTCGTGTCGCGGTCGTACCCGTAACACCCCACGTGATCCGCCCGGAGCGAGTCGACCGTCACCAGGACGACGTTCTGAGCCATGAGGCAGTGTTGCTAACGTCCCGATTTAGAACCTTCTGTTCGGCGTGGAGACCCACGACGGCCCAGTTCAGGGAACGACCTTCCCGAGCATCCCATTCGAGACGTTCCGGAGCGTCGCACGGTGGTGTTCGCTGATCGCTAGCAGCACGGCTCCATACACCGCCGCGCCGACGGCGACCAGGGCGAACACGTACACCCACGACCGAACCGGGACCACCCGCCGCAGCGCCCAGACCACGGCGGCCATGACGCCGCCGCTCACGAACTGGTGGACGAGCGGACTCGGAACGATCGTTACCGATGGGACTTCGACCCTGACGGCGTACACCGACAGCGCGTACGTGACGGATTGTGCGATGGTCGAGCCTACGACGACGCCGATCGGCCCCATCACGAAGAACAGGCCGACGCTACCCACGACGTTCGTGACGAACTTCACCAGCGAGATGCGGAAGCTGGTGTAGGGCATGTCGAGCCCGTTGATCGCGGAGGCGAACACCTGTTCCTGTGTGATGAGCATGCGGTAGAGTGCGATCAACACGAGGAACACGCCTGCGCCGGCGTATTTCGGTTCGTAAGCGGTGACGAGGATCTCCTGTCCGAGGATGAGCGCGCCGAAAAAC
This Halorientalis sp. IM1011 DNA region includes the following protein-coding sequences:
- a CDS encoding sulfatase, whose protein sequence is MAQNVVLVTVDSLRADHVGCYGYDRDTTPELDAIAEDGHRFSAAFTHACATRPSFPAIMTSSHPLMYGGFERLSEERTLVSEVLSRQGYATGGFHSNLYLSAEFGYDRGFDTLYDSRADPSPMTRLRQAVKDNLDSDGLVYRILEKLYQGTERAAGVDVGSYYVSAEDITDRALEWVDAQGDRPTFLWVHYMDPHHPYSPPEEHQMFSDISRREGVRLRPKMMENDEDITEEELQTLIDLYDGEIRYTDAQIGRLLSTLEDEWDDWTAIVTADHGEEFRDHGEFFHQNRFYDEVMHVPLIVYDGDSSGTHDEMVGLMDVAPTAATLAGVETLPENFYGYPLDPLLDGRSEDWEREGVLGSWYDVPTGTERFAYRTTDWKYIRDYVHDNEELYDLQADPDEQSNLLDDDPEPDVLDEMRRVVDDLEEDIEATDTEVESVEMDDEIKERLRNLGYQE
- a CDS encoding TrmB family transcriptional regulator, encoding MTDDAASLLDRLGLTEYESTALRELLTLGRTTAPNLAQATGIPKARIYGVLDSLSDRGFIKIIPGRPKEYQPKSPAEILDRAEENRRQEFEGFVQELDDVREEFLAEFRPRFERASEDITPTEELFHVVDVGEPSERETRQLYHQADEQVRIITKSFEYFDSVRPAFEEAIDRGIDVDAIFLHPDLLEAENRPIQADIVERIRTEYPAVDLRFSEEPLPWRGTVADPSMDYETGRAIILVEEKDVPLHMRQAALTDNGSFVAGLQRYFDLVWEHESQPPSALDE